In Nitrospira defluvii, the genomic stretch AGCGCTTGTCACGCGGCTCGAACTGGCTGCACGCCGCCGTCGCCAGCGCGACCATGGCCAAGGCCACGATTGTCAGGCGGCGCAGGTCTGATCCACTCGCCATGCTGAATTGCTCCTTCATCGATGTGAACAGACGCCTCGCGGCAGAGGCTGGGCGCTTACCGTCTCGCGTCCGTGCGCACACGTGAGGCGACGTATTCGCCGCCTCACGCACTCGCTTCAGTGGCAATGATGCCCATGCACCAGCGCGTGGCCGCGCCCACGAGCAATCAGCCACCGGTTCACCGGAAACGCGGCTGCACCGGCCAGGATCAGCGACAAGGTCAAGCTGCCCCAGAAGAGCGGATCAGGCAAGCCGGCCTCCATCGCGCCAGGAATCACCAGCATGATCGCATTATCGACCAATTCCATAGTGGTCATCGACAACGTATCCGAGGCCAACGCCAGCCCGATGGCGGTTCCCCAAGCCATGCCCGCCCGCCGCAAGGGATACAACGTCATGGCATACCCGAAGGTAAAAGCCAACGCAACGGCCAGGGCGACGGTCGGCCAATTGCCCCACCCCAGCACCGTGCCCAGTACCATGCCGGCGACTTCGCCGATGGTGCACCCGGTCAAGCAATGCAGGGTGGCCATAAGTGCGGTGTGATTGAGTGAGACCGCATCATGCTCCTGCACCCGCGGCCCCTGCTCGTGATGCGGGTGATGACGATGCTGGATCCCCTGCACCTCTCCATGAGCCTCTTCACAGCTATGCTGTTGGGCGGTCCCGCGATGGAGAGATAGGGTTGTGCCGGCTGAGTGAGAATGAAGCATGTGATCCTCCTTTGTCTGTGGTGATGTCTGCCGTCATCACTACAGACGGAGGCGGGGGAGAAATATTACAGCTCTTCTGTCATCCGGCCTGGCCGCCCCCTGACCTCGTCACCGCCTGATCATCGTACGGGGCGCTCCCACCTGTGTCGGAACAGAATCGTGTCGGAGGTTTCCCACTCACGCCACTATGAATAGCGGAGAATACGTGCATTTGTGATTCACTCCGCGACGAAATCTGTGTCGTCCTGCAACAGTCACGGAAAAAGTCTTGATCTGGACCTTGGAGACATGCTTGACTGAAATTTATTGTTCATCGTCTTCCCTGATGGAGGATTTGCATGCCGCATGGAAGTCTTCGCCTTCTCGTGACTCTCGCCCTGCTCCTCGCTCCGCTCTCCGCATCAGCCACCGACACGGCTCCCGACACCAGCCTCGCCCCCTTAAAGTTTCTTGCCGGAGAATGGAAGGGTGCCGACGCCGAAGGGAAGCCGCACAAGATCGCCTTTGCCCTCAGTTCTGGAGGAACCACCTTGACCGAAACCCTCACCCCGCCCGACAGCCCGCCCATGACAACCATGTACTACAGCGACGGCGACCAGTTGATGTTGACGCACTATTGCTCGCTCAACAATCAGCCACGAATGCGCGCCGCGGCGGTCAAAGAAGGAGACAAGAGCATCAGCTTCGCCTTCGTCGACGTCACGAATCTCAAGAACCCGACCGATGTGCACATGAGACAGCTGGTGATCGACGTGAAAGACCACGATCACATTACCCAGACCTGGACGCTCAGCAAGGCGGGGAAGGATGTCCCAAAGGTGTTTTCGTTTGAACGGGTGAAGTAACCGACGCCACACCGGGCGCAAGAGTAGGAGTCTGCACATGCCAACACACACGCCGGAAGCCGTCATCGAAGCGCAGCGCCAGGATTGGAACCGCGTCGCACCGGGCTGGGACAAATGGGACCAATTCTTCAACCGTACCATGGCGTTCATCAACCACCGCCTGGTGGCCGATGCCCGCGTACGTCCGGGGCTTCGGGTCTTGGACCTTGGATCAGGGACAGGCTACCCGGCGATCCTCGCCGGTGAAGTGGTCGGAGCGGAGGGCACCGTCATCGGGATCGACCTGGCGGAATCCATGCTGGCAGTGGCCACACGCAAGGCCAAGACGCTCGGCTTGCAGCAGGTCAGCTTTCGCACCGGTGACGTCACTTCGCTGCCGTTCGAGACCGGCTCGATCGATGCCGTCATCAGCCGGTTTTGCCTGATGTTCCTCCCGGACATTCCCAAGGCCGCCGGGGAGATCGCCCGCGTGTTGAAACCGGGAGGGTATGTCGCCGCCGCCGTCTGGTCCTCTCCAGACAAGAATCCGTTCATTCGGATTCCCATGGATATCATCAAATCAATTACCCCTCTGCCCCCGCCGGATCCTGAAGCACCGGGAATCTTTCGCCTGGCAAAACCCGGCGACCTCGCAGGCATGCTGCAGCGGGCTGGACTCACCCCGTTGGATGATGAGGAATTTACCGCCGAGGTCGCCTACGAGTCCGGTGAAGAATTCTTTCGCGGGCTGATGGATATCGCGGCGCCGATTCAAAATCTCTTCGCGCAATTGACGCCGGCACAACAGGTGGAGGCTGAACAGGGGATCATCAAGGCAGTGAACGACTATCGTGGGCCACAGGGCGTGGCCTTGCCGATCGCCGTGCGAATCGTCAGCGCAAGAAAGCCTCGATAGGCACTACGCCGACTTCCTCCTGCAGCCCGCCGCCCAAACAGGACGGCGGGCCGGGAGCGCCACACAGCCGACTAGTCTTTGGCCTTCTCCTTCAACTCATTCATCTTTCCTTTCGCCCGCTCACCGGCCCCCTTTACCTTGCCCTTGGCGCGTTCGAGTTCTGCTTTCGTGTCGTTCCCCTTGAGCTCCTCATGCAGAGCCTTGGTTTCCCCCTTCATCTCTTCGATTTCACCTTTCACCGCCCCCTTGGCCTTTTCCATCTTGGCCTTCGTTTCGCCGGCTTCGGCCGAGATCATCATGCCAACCGACAGACAGACACCGATCATCGCCACTGTCATGAATGTACGCATACCCGTCCTCCGAGTGTAGGTGAACCGCTTTTCCTACTCTGCGCGTTCCCTGCTTCTCGCCCCACTGGAGAATCCCCTAGTTTTCGGGTGTCGAGTGTCCTATGGGATGACACTAGGGTTACCGCCAGTTGAACGACTGACCGTGCGGCGACACACTCGTGCCGACAGCCTGTGTACCCATCTCGTCGAGAAAGGAGAGTGGTCATGCGACAGCTCATTCTTCGCAGCCTCTTAGGCTTCGTAATTGTTGCGGCCGGCGGGTGCAGCTATCTGTTCTATCCTCAGGCCAAGGACTTCACCGAGAAGGCAAAGGGTGGTACGACCATCGAGACCTTGATCAACCTGACCGATATGATGGAAGCAACTGCCAAGGCCGGCCGACAGGGGAAAGGAAAAGATCAGGCTCTTGATGATCTGCACAACCAGCTCCATGCCTTTGACAACACGATCTGCTGCGTCGACAAGAACAAGCGTGATCTACCGGCCTATGACTTGCTTGTCACGCACAATAAGGAGCTCTGGGCGATTTTTAAGCGCGCCTGGAAGTTCAAGGATGACCAACCTCAGCGCAGTCAACACATGGAGCTGTTTGCCACGGAAGTACGGGAGCTCCGGGACTCGCTCCACGCATTGCAATGAATGCCGGAATGTTGCACAGTGCGCCACGGCGGCGGAGTCAGGCTCGCTGACTCCCCGCCGATGCAACGATTCACGACGCTCCCGCTGGAACGTCAAGCCGCTATGCTTGACCGATCTAGGTTGACGGGGAACCGCGAAAGGTGCGTGGCGCATGCGTGCCGACAGTTTCAAAGACTTTGTTCTGGATCAGCTCGGCCGAGTCCCTCAACTCATGTGCAAAGCGATGTTCGGCGGCTATGGTCTCTATCAGCGCGAGACGTTCTTTGGCATCATTCACAAGGGCCGGCTCTACTTGAAAACCAATGGGATGACACAACCGACATATGCCGCGTGCGGCATGCAGCCGTTTCGCCCGAACGGCAAGCAGCTCCTCAAACACTATTACGAAGTGCCGATCGATATTCTGGAAGATGCCGAACAGTTGAAGGTCTGGGCGCACCGGGCCATTGCGCCACCGACTGCGCAATTGATGCTTCCGTTTCATAACCCTCCTTCCACACGGGACATGCTCGCTCACGAGTCATGAGCCAGCAACTCACCACGCCTCCTCGACGTCTCTGGACCATTGGGCATTCGACCCGCTCCAACGAAGAGTTTCTCGTGCTCCTCCAATCCCACGATATCCAACGGCTGATTGATATCCGTTGCGCTTGTCGTACGCGGCTGGGAAGTTTTCCATATCCTGGGAGTTGGCCAGGTTCAGCCACACCAACTGACGACATTCGCGATGGTCCAGGATGGCCGCCTGATGTATCCAGCGCCAGTCGATCAGAGCCCCACCCTCCGGATGGTGTAAGCATTCTGCCGCTCATTGTGTTCATCGCGAGGTTGCTGCACACTATCGGCAATGTGGTATCACGTCGGCGCCGACCTGATCCTCTTGCTGCACCTGGGTTTTGTTCTGTTCGTCATCGCGGGCGGGCTGCTGCTGTTGAAATGGCCGCGCATCGCGTGGGTCCATCTGCCGGCGGCGGTCTGGGGCGCGGTCGTGGAATTCACCGGATGGATCTGTCCGCTGACGCCGCTGGAAAGCCAATTACGCGCTCTGGCCGGTGAGTCGGCCACGGAGGCCGACTTCATCGGCCGCTACCTTCCCCCCCTGCTCTATCCCGAAACATTGACGCGCGAGATCCAAATGCTGCTGGGCCTGCTCGTGCTGGGGGTGAACCTGGCCCTGTACTGGTTGGCGTTCTTCAGGCCAGCAGGTAAGAGCCCGTAGCGATGGATTCGCTATCGGCCCGCTATCGAATCGGTTCGTTCTTTGATGAGGTCATGATCAGAGCCAGGCAGCCCTGCTCACTCGATGTCACGGGGTGGACGGTGCCCGCCTCCGCGCGATGGTAATCCCCGACCTGCAGGAACTCCCCGGCGCAGAGACAACTCCCCTCCAGCACATACAACTCTTCGACCTGCGGGTGACGGTGGCCGATCAGTGTGCCGCCGGGAGCCAACCTCAATAACATGGTCGTGCGTGCAGCCGCGGGATCGTGAAACAGCACTTTCGTCGACAAGCCCGGTGCCAATTCCTGCCACGCCAGGCCCTTGCTGCGGACGAAGGTAAAGCCTGCGCCTTCAGCCGGCTCCTGCGGTTCCTGTGCGATGCGGGCCATGAGCCGATCCTTGAGGGAAGCCGGGGGTGCGATGGCTGGGCCGCTATACGCAAGCTCCTGCACCACATCTTGAAATGCCGCCACCTCTTCGCGTGTGGAGGCCGAGGCCGTCTCCAATGAACGCGCGAACTGACGCTGCGCATCGTCTCCCAGGGCCTCCAACGCATAGAGCGCCGCGAGTTCGGCCAAGTCTTGTTCGTGCCGAGGATCGGTCATGACAACAACCCCTCCCCGTGAGGCGCCAGCACTTCGCGCAACTTGATCATCCCCAGCCTCATCCGCGTCTTTACCGTCCCCAGCGGCAACTTGAGCTGGTCGGCGATTTCGCTCTGGCTCAAGCCCCAATAGTAGGCCAGGGCGACCGCCTGACGCTGTTCGACAGAGAGGGTCGCGAGCGCATCCTGCACCAGCCGTTGCCGTTCCAAGCCCGCGCTGTATTGCTCCGGCGTATCTTCGCGCCCCGGCAACTCGGCCGCTTCATCCAGCGGCACCTGCCTGCCCCGCTCCAGGTAGCTGCTCCGGAATCGATCGATGGCCCGATGCTTCGCGAGCGTCATGAGCCAACTGCCCGGCGTGCCCCGCTTCGCATCATAGGTCGCGATCCGTCGCCAGACCTGCGTATACACATCCAGCGTCGTTTCTTCTGCGGCCGCACGATCTCCGAGAATCTTCATCGCCAGGCCAAAGACCTTCGCGCTGCTGGCATCATAGAGCTCCGACAGTGCGGATTGATCGCCGACGGCAATACGCGCGAGGAGTCCCGCCCATTCCTGCTCGTGAATCGAAGGTGCGTTAGCCACGGTCTGGGTGTCACACATGGGTGCCTCGTCACGTTCTACGAGCCCACCCGTTCGCTTGGATGTCCGGTCTTTGCCCGAATCTGGCGGAACTGTAGCACCGGGACCACCGTGGTGCAACGACGCTTTTTTTCGTTTGTGGGAGATCCAATTGCCATCCGCCTTCGTAATCACAGACAGACAGAGCGGCCGGTTGATGCGGACAAGACCGCGGCCCGCCACTCAGATTCTTAACCAGGAGGACACATCATGTCTTATCGCATTGCAGCACTCGCCATGGTTCTCGGCCTTGCGTTGACCGTCTCAGCCTGCAACAGCATGGGTTCGGCACCAGCCGGCACAGCCGCAACGGAGAAATCTCTCTACGACCGCTTGGGCGGTAAAACCGCTATCACCGCAGTCGTGGATGACTTCGTGGGCCGCGTGGCCGCCGACAACCGCATCAACGGCAAGTTTGCGAACGCCAACATTCCCCGCCTCAAATCGATGCTGGTCGATCAGATTTGTCAGGCCTCCGGCGGTCCCTGCACCTACACCGGCCGTGACATGAAAAGCACCCACGCCGGCATGGGCGTGAGCAGCAGCGACTTCGATGCGCTGGTCGGCGACCTCGTCGCCACGCTGAACAAATTCAAGGTGCCGGAACGGGAGAAGAACGAGTTGCTGGGCGCGCTCGGCCCGATGAAAGGCGATATCGTCGAGAAGCCGATGGCGTCGATGCGGTAGCCGCCGCGATTTCAGCAGGACTATGGCGGGGCGATCTCTACGGTCGCTCCGCCGCGTCTATACCGCCGGTTTAACCTTCAATGAAGTAGTCACTGTCAATTTTCTTGGTTTCATACGATGTGACTGGCGTGACCCCAACATTGTGATCAATCATGAGTTGGGATAACTGGTCACCATCGATGAGAACGATCTTTGAATTAATTTTCGCCACATACTCTTCAGCTTCCCGAGTGAAACCGGAGGTCGTGATAAAGATGCCTTTGTTGGCACGGTGCCCTTGCAAAGCCCCTGCAAATTTCTGAATCTCGGGGCGGCCGATTGGAGCCTGCCAGCGCTTGGCCTGAATCTAGATCACATCGAGGCCCAGTCGGTCTTCATTAATGATTCCGTCAATGCCTTCGTCACCACTGCGACCGATGGCCCTCCCCGCTTCTTTACGGCTCCCTCCATAGCCCATTTTTACGAGTACATCGATGACCAGACGCTCGAAGAACGCCGGGGAACATTCCTTTGCGGTCTTCAGCAACTCTGAAGAAAGATCCTCTCGCAGTTTCTGATAGGCACTTTCAGGAAGTTCTCCCGGTGTCTGCAGGCTGTCGGTCTCGACCTGCTCGGTGGCTTGCCCGGAATTCCGGTGTTTTGTCCGGAATTCAATGAACTCAGGGAACTGATCGAGGAATCTGACGCTAATCTCCTGGGGATTTTTCGATAGCACGCTTCGGCCTCGTGGCGTGATCCGAAAGTATCCGCGACGGGTAGCTTCCAGCAAAGCCGCCTTATTCATATAGGTCCGAGCCCACCCGACGCGATTCGCGAACGTGAATTGCGACCCGCTTGGCAAGAGTTCCTTCCTCTCTCCCTCCGTAAGCTCGAACTGCTCAGCCAGTGCCTCAACGGCCTCGCGCAACGTGTGTTCGTGCCCATCGGAGGCTAGGCGAAGGAGCGGAAGCATAACGGACTGGTAATCAGGAATTGCCATGTGGGACTTGTTACATGCTACTGGCTAATACGAGGCCCATTTGTCGCGGAGCCGGATAGATCAGTATTTCCTGCAATGACTGTCGCCCCGTCAATAGGCTGTGGAGGAACGGGCTATGTGTCAGTGCGGGTCATGCAATTCAACACCTGCGATCTCTCCAATAAAATTGCACCTTCGACCGTCGGCACCCAGCCAGTACCGCATCGACTTTGGTCTTGTAGCAACAATCAGCCCTAGTAATCTGCAAGATCCGGATCTCGTTGTGTGCATCGTCACCTAGCGGCAGATGAACAATCCGACCGATTATTGCGTCGTGAACGCCCTTGGCGAGGCCAGCTCAGACAATCTGCCCTCGTGATCACGATCGGTGCGACAGATCATCGCTGCGCAATACGCGGCCAGCCCTCTTTTGAGGCCCGAACCGTCAGGGAGCGGAGTGCCACATCGAAATGGCTTTGGCAAACTGCCGGAAATCGTCCAGGTGGCGACTGCAGATCTGATAGACAATATTCCAATCGATGGCCTGATAGCTGTACACCGCGAGATTCCTGAATCCCACGGCCTTCTTCATGCGGTCCGCCAGGGCAGGACTGATCACCTGAAGCCGATTGAGCGCATCGAAGTGCTCCGCCATCGTCGAGGGCGGCGTCATGTCGGTGTCCCCGATGAGATGGGAGGCCACATCGACAGAAAGCTGGACAGCCCGCTGGAGATTGAGCGCGATAATGTCTTGCAGATCTGCGTTTTGGGCCAGATCCTGAGAAGAAGGCGGCGTCTTCCCGGCAATCCGTTCGACACAGCGTCGAAGCGATTCCAGTTTAGCCGCTACGAGGTCCCGATCCATGCTTGCCTTCGCGTGGCCAAGATTCGTCGATAATACGGCATCACGTCGGCTTCCTCGTAGGCCAGCCGCCGCAGGAGTTCCGCATACTCCGTGCGGTTCCGACAGAGCATCAATCGACCGGTGGTCAGCACTTGCCGCAGGAGTGGCCCATGCGCTTGGTTAAGGTCGATCAGGTCGATAGGTCGTCCCAAGGCTGCGGCGAGGTCGTCGATCAGCTCAATGCGGGCATCGACTGTGAGTGGTGGTGCGGTTGCGCTCACGGCGAGGTCCAGGTCACTGTCCGGGCACTCTCGTCCGGCGGCAAGAGAGCCGAACAGGATGGCCATGCTCACGGAGGGATGGCGTTCCAAGACCGAGACAATGGCGGCCCGAATCTTGGCATCCGGTTCATCCTGGCGGTCTGTCTTAGTGCCGAAGGCGCTCACGGTTGTTCAGGTATCACGAAACCCTCAGCGATGCAAGGGAAGGCCGACCGAGTGACCCCGGTTGGCCGAAGTCCTACAAAATATGTTACATAGAGTTCGTTCCATATCATCCTAGGGAGACATGAGAGGGGTATGCCCACCGACGATATTACCCAGAAAGTCAGCGAACGCTACGCCAAGGCCGCATCGACGGGGGAACAGATGTGCTGCCCGACGAGCTACGACATGAGCCACCTCAAAACCTTCATCCCAGAGGAAGTGCTCAAGATTTCCTACGGCTGCGGGACCCCGGCAGGGCTGGACACGGTGGAGACCGGTGAAACCGTGCTGGATATCGGCTCAGGAGGCGGCATCGACTGCTTCGAGGCGTCGCGCGTCGTCGGACCGTCTGGTCGGGTCATCGGCATCGACATGACCGACACCATGTTGGAGATCGCCCGCCGCAATGCCCCCCTCGTCGCCGCAAACCTCGGCTATCCCAAACTCAACACGGAATTTCGCAAAGGCATGGCCGATGCCATGCCAGTGGAGGACGCCAGCATCGACCTGATCATCTCCAATTGCGTCATCAATCTGGCTCCGGACAAGCGCAAGGTCTTCCGCGAGATGTACCGCGTCTTAAAACCCGGCGGTCGCTTCACGATCTCGGATATCGTGTCAGACCAAGTGGTTCCCCAATACATGGTTCATGATAGCGCCAAGTGGGGCGACTGCCTCTCCGGAGCCCTGCAGGTCCAGGACTACATCGGCGGGATGGTGGATGCCGGATTTCGCGCCGTGCACCAGATCAAGTCGACCGCGTGGCAATCGATCGACGGCATACATTTTCTTTCCGTCACCTTGACGGGATACAAATTTCCGGCCGTGATCGACCAGGGCACGGCGCTGTATGCCACCCTCTGCGGACCGTTCTCCAGCGTGACCGACGAACTGGGCCAACAGTACCGGCGCGGTGTGCCGCAATCTATCGATGCGGAGCGCGCTCAGCTGTTGCGAACCGCCCCGCTCCGATCGCTCTTCCTCATCGGTCCAACCCCGACCACTCTCGATTCAGCCGATCCACGCTGGTGCGCGATCCTTCCGGAGCAGACGCCCTGCGTCTGGCAGGGTGCCTATGCCATTCTCACTGGGCCGGTCATCAGCGCCGAAGATGACGATCATCACCAGTTTTATCGTGGAGTGCCCTTGGAAATCTGTTCCAAAACCCTTCACGTCCTGAACCAAGACGCCTACCGCCCCCACTTTACGATCTATCACCGAAGCTCGAGCCTGGTGGAGGGAGGGGCGGTCAGTTGTTCGCCCGGAGGGAATTGCTGCTGATGCCACGCCATGCCATCGCCAACCTCACGACCCCGCGCGAGTGTGCCGCCGTCCTGAAGGCCATGGGCGATGAAACGCGTCTCCGCATCTTGGAATCACTCCTGATGGGCGAAAAATGTGTCACGGATCTCACGGAAGTTCTCCGCTGTTCGCAGCCGCATGTATCGCACCACCTTCGCATTCTGCGGGATGCCGGATTGGTAGAGGGGCATCGGCACGGCAAACAGGTCTGTTATCGAGTCGAACCCACCGTCCAGCGCGCAATGAAGAGTCGAGGCAAGCAGGTACTGGACTTCGGCTGCTGCGAATTGCGATTCCCCATCTCGAGGTTGCTCAGCGTGCGGCAGAAACATTGAGGCGAGAACGCGGGCTATGAACGAATTCCTTTTTCCTTGGGATGGTCCCTGATGGCACTGACGCTCGTCGGCCAACACAAACCGCTGGCCTCCTCCGCCGAGCAATTGAAGGTGCTCGCGGAGGTCGGGACCTGCCTGCCGTTTGAGGAACAACTACGGCAAAGTGGTCTGTCGCCACTCCACGCGACCGGCATCACGGTGTTCCAAATCAACGTGGGAAAGCTCTGCAATCAAACCTGCCGCCACTGCCACGTGGACGCAGGGCCGGATCGTCCTGAGCGCATGTCCCGGGAGACAGCCGAGCACTGCATCGCGGCCTTGGCGCAGACCGACATTCCGACCGTCGACATCACGGGCGGGGCGCCGGAGCTCAATGCCAACTTTCGCTGGCTGGTCGAGCAGGCCCGTGCCCTGAATCGCCACGTGATGGATCGCTGCAACCTCTCGGTGCTGCTGTTGCCCTCGCAGGCGGACTTGGCCGAGTTTCTCGCGCATCATCGTGTCGAGGTCGTCGCTTCTCTCCCCTATTACCGTGCCGCGCAAACCGACGCGCAACGCGGGGA encodes the following:
- the mntA gene encoding type VII toxin-antitoxin system MntA family adenylyltransferase antitoxin, coding for MSAFGTKTDRQDEPDAKIRAAIVSVLERHPSVSMAILFGSLAAGRECPDSDLDLAVSATAPPLTVDARIELIDDLAAALGRPIDLIDLNQAHGPLLRQVLTTGRLMLCRNRTEYAELLRRLAYEEADVMPYYRRILATRRQAWIGTS
- a CDS encoding ArsR/SmtB family transcription factor, with amino-acid sequence MPRHAIANLTTPRECAAVLKAMGDETRLRILESLLMGEKCVTDLTEVLRCSQPHVSHHLRILRDAGLVEGHRHGKQVCYRVEPTVQRAMKSRGKQVLDFGCCELRFPISRLLSVRQKH
- the hepT gene encoding type VII toxin-antitoxin system HepT family RNase toxin — protein: MDRDLVAAKLESLRRCVERIAGKTPPSSQDLAQNADLQDIIALNLQRAVQLSVDVASHLIGDTDMTPPSTMAEHFDALNRLQVISPALADRMKKAVGFRNLAVYSYQAIDWNIVYQICSRHLDDFRQFAKAISMWHSAP
- a CDS encoding DUF2784 domain-containing protein, producing the protein MWYHVGADLILLLHLGFVLFVIAGGLLLLKWPRIAWVHLPAAVWGAVVEFTGWICPLTPLESQLRALAGESATEADFIGRYLPPLLYPETLTREIQMLLGLLVLGVNLALYWLAFFRPAGKSP
- a CDS encoding cupin domain-containing protein, with product MTDPRHEQDLAELAALYALEALGDDAQRQFARSLETASASTREEVAAFQDVVQELAYSGPAIAPPASLKDRLMARIAQEPQEPAEGAGFTFVRSKGLAWQELAPGLSTKVLFHDPAAARTTMLLRLAPGGTLIGHRHPQVEELYVLEGSCLCAGEFLQVGDYHRAEAGTVHPVTSSEQGCLALIMTSSKNEPIR
- a CDS encoding DUF4396 domain-containing protein; the protein is MLHSHSAGTTLSLHRGTAQQHSCEEAHGEVQGIQHRHHPHHEQGPRVQEHDAVSLNHTALMATLHCLTGCTIGEVAGMVLGTVLGWGNWPTVALAVALAFTFGYAMTLYPLRRAGMAWGTAIGLALASDTLSMTTMELVDNAIMLVIPGAMEAGLPDPLFWGSLTLSLILAGAAAFPVNRWLIARGRGHALVHGHHCH
- a CDS encoding methyltransferase domain-containing protein, coding for MPTDDITQKVSERYAKAASTGEQMCCPTSYDMSHLKTFIPEEVLKISYGCGTPAGLDTVETGETVLDIGSGGGIDCFEASRVVGPSGRVIGIDMTDTMLEIARRNAPLVAANLGYPKLNTEFRKGMADAMPVEDASIDLIISNCVINLAPDKRKVFREMYRVLKPGGRFTISDIVSDQVVPQYMVHDSAKWGDCLSGALQVQDYIGGMVDAGFRAVHQIKSTAWQSIDGIHFLSVTLTGYKFPAVIDQGTALYATLCGPFSSVTDELGQQYRRGVPQSIDAERAQLLRTAPLRSLFLIGPTPTTLDSADPRWCAILPEQTPCVWQGAYAILTGPVISAEDDDHHQFYRGVPLEICSKTLHVLNQDAYRPHFTIYHRSSSLVEGGAVSCSPGGNCC
- a CDS encoding class I SAM-dependent methyltransferase; the encoded protein is MPTHTPEAVIEAQRQDWNRVAPGWDKWDQFFNRTMAFINHRLVADARVRPGLRVLDLGSGTGYPAILAGEVVGAEGTVIGIDLAESMLAVATRKAKTLGLQQVSFRTGDVTSLPFETGSIDAVISRFCLMFLPDIPKAAGEIARVLKPGGYVAAAVWSSPDKNPFIRIPMDIIKSITPLPPPDPEAPGIFRLAKPGDLAGMLQRAGLTPLDDEEFTAEVAYESGEEFFRGLMDIAAPIQNLFAQLTPAQQVEAEQGIIKAVNDYRGPQGVALPIAVRIVSARKPR
- a CDS encoding sigma-70 family RNA polymerase sigma factor, which encodes MANAPSIHEQEWAGLLARIAVGDQSALSELYDASSAKVFGLAMKILGDRAAAEETTLDVYTQVWRRIATYDAKRGTPGSWLMTLAKHRAIDRFRSSYLERGRQVPLDEAAELPGREDTPEQYSAGLERQRLVQDALATLSVEQRQAVALAYYWGLSQSEIADQLKLPLGTVKTRMRLGMIKLREVLAPHGEGLLS
- a CDS encoding TfoX/Sxy family protein codes for the protein MRADSFKDFVLDQLGRVPQLMCKAMFGGYGLYQRETFFGIIHKGRLYLKTNGMTQPTYAACGMQPFRPNGKQLLKHYYEVPIDILEDAEQLKVWAHRAIAPPTAQLMLPFHNPPSTRDMLAHES
- a CDS encoding group I truncated hemoglobin, which codes for MSYRIAALAMVLGLALTVSACNSMGSAPAGTAATEKSLYDRLGGKTAITAVVDDFVGRVAADNRINGKFANANIPRLKSMLVDQICQASGGPCTYTGRDMKSTHAGMGVSSSDFDALVGDLVATLNKFKVPEREKNELLGALGPMKGDIVEKPMASMR